Proteins encoded together in one Mycobacterium sp. MS1601 window:
- a CDS encoding xanthine dehydrogenase family protein molybdopterin-binding subunit, with amino-acid sequence MTTPLGANISRVDGRVKTTGVARYPADYQEPGMAHAVLVTSTIGLGRITAMDTDAAAAAPGVVAVYTPFAPLRLEPADPSGLGENYRPLQDQEVRFRGQAIGVVVADTFEHARDAAAMITTSYEERTPRTSLADAGPGVTMPAEVSGTTTVLAPGVGTIDTALQDSAVTIDITVSQQAQHAAAMEPHASLAFWDGDQLTIYTGTQFPGRAVVGLTGALGIQPDQLRVISTYVGGGFGSRVLPWSDATLAAAAARELNRPVRLLLSRTQVFSVVGHRSAVRQRIRLGANADGTLNAVSHESDSAHPAVGGWPMRTASETSAVLYRTPNLHVDQRQVTLDIPPTWAMRAPNEAPGAFAIETAMDELAVATGVDPVELRLRNYATVVPGTDRRWTSKRLDECYRVGAARFGWNRRSAAPATNRDGQWLVGMGMATAIYPAAGRAENAVRVRFRDDGTVLVQSGTMDIGTGSATALAIVVADALGLPMDRVVVEVGDTALPPGAGAVGSRATGSLAPTARTAARAAAAQLVEAAGTDPNSPLAESGTPVTYEAGVLRSATAELPFADLLRGLGRTEIEATHADENIMIPYAAHGFGAHFCEVRVNTFTGETRVSRFTSVVDIGRVINAKTARSQVVGGVIFGIGHALLEANPIEPDGRMAAANLADYVVPVNADVPFIDAVCLDGDDPDFSEVGARGVGELGTVGSAAAIGNAVFNATGIRIHDLPIHPEDLLL; translated from the coding sequence ATGACGACCCCGTTGGGCGCCAACATCTCCCGGGTTGACGGCCGGGTCAAGACCACCGGCGTGGCCCGCTACCCCGCGGACTACCAAGAACCTGGCATGGCACACGCGGTTCTGGTGACCTCCACCATCGGTCTGGGTCGCATCACCGCCATGGACACCGACGCCGCCGCTGCGGCGCCCGGTGTCGTGGCGGTGTACACCCCCTTCGCGCCCCTGCGGTTGGAACCCGCCGACCCGAGCGGGCTGGGTGAGAACTACCGCCCGCTGCAGGATCAGGAGGTTCGCTTCCGCGGCCAGGCCATCGGCGTGGTGGTGGCAGACACCTTCGAACATGCCCGGGACGCGGCAGCCATGATCACCACTTCCTACGAGGAACGCACGCCCAGAACGTCACTGGCCGATGCCGGTCCCGGTGTCACCATGCCGGCCGAGGTCTCCGGCACAACCACGGTGCTGGCCCCAGGAGTCGGGACCATCGACACCGCGCTGCAGGACAGTGCCGTGACCATCGACATCACCGTCAGCCAGCAGGCCCAGCACGCGGCAGCCATGGAACCCCATGCCTCGCTGGCGTTCTGGGACGGTGATCAGCTGACCATCTACACCGGCACCCAGTTCCCCGGCCGCGCGGTGGTCGGCCTGACGGGCGCACTCGGGATCCAACCGGATCAGCTGCGAGTGATCTCCACCTATGTCGGAGGCGGATTCGGTAGCCGCGTGCTGCCGTGGTCGGACGCCACGCTGGCCGCCGCGGCCGCGCGTGAACTCAACCGCCCGGTCAGGTTGCTGCTCAGTCGAACTCAGGTGTTCAGCGTTGTCGGGCACCGGTCGGCCGTCCGTCAACGCATACGGTTGGGCGCCAATGCCGACGGCACGCTCAACGCTGTCAGCCACGAGTCGGACTCCGCACATCCAGCGGTGGGTGGTTGGCCCATGCGCACGGCTTCCGAGACCAGCGCCGTGCTGTACCGCACACCCAATCTTCACGTCGACCAACGTCAGGTCACCTTGGACATCCCGCCCACCTGGGCGATGCGCGCACCCAACGAGGCGCCAGGCGCGTTCGCCATCGAAACGGCGATGGACGAACTGGCCGTCGCCACCGGTGTGGATCCGGTGGAACTGCGGCTGCGCAACTATGCGACGGTGGTGCCCGGCACCGACCGTCGGTGGACCAGCAAGAGGCTCGACGAGTGTTACCGCGTGGGCGCCGCCCGATTCGGTTGGAATCGTCGCTCCGCCGCGCCCGCGACCAACCGGGACGGCCAGTGGTTGGTCGGCATGGGCATGGCCACCGCGATTTACCCGGCCGCCGGTCGTGCCGAGAACGCGGTGCGAGTCCGGTTCCGCGATGACGGCACCGTGCTGGTGCAGTCGGGCACCATGGACATCGGCACCGGGTCGGCCACCGCGCTGGCCATCGTCGTCGCCGATGCGCTGGGCCTGCCCATGGACCGTGTGGTGGTGGAAGTGGGTGACACCGCCCTGCCGCCGGGGGCCGGCGCCGTCGGTTCACGCGCCACCGGCAGCCTTGCTCCGACCGCTCGCACCGCGGCCCGCGCGGCCGCCGCCCAGTTGGTCGAGGCGGCCGGCACCGACCCCAATTCGCCACTGGCCGAATCAGGCACGCCGGTGACCTATGAGGCCGGCGTGTTGCGCTCCGCCACTGCCGAACTCCCGTTCGCCGATCTGCTGCGCGGGTTGGGCCGCACGGAGATCGAGGCCACCCATGCCGACGAGAACATCATGATCCCTTATGCCGCCCATGGCTTCGGCGCGCACTTCTGCGAAGTGCGGGTCAACACGTTCACCGGTGAGACCCGGGTCAGCCGGTTCACCAGCGTGGTGGACATCGGCCGGGTGATCAACGCAAAAACGGCCCGCAGTCAGGTGGTGGGCGGGGTGATCTTCGGGATCGGCCATGCGCTGCTGGAAGCCAATCCGATCGAACCGGATGGACGTATGGCGGCGGCCAACCTGGCCGACTACGTGGTTCCGGTCAATGCGGACGTGCCGTTCATCGACGCGGTGTGTCTCGACGGCGATGATCCCGACTTCAGCGAGGTCGGCGCCCGCGGCGTCGGCGAGCTGGGCACCGTCGGCTCCGCGGCTGCCATCGGCAACGCGGTGTTCAATGCCACCGGCATCCGCATCCATGATCTGCCTATCCATCCCGA
- a CDS encoding FAD binding domain-containing protein, with translation MRPYTYAVADSVSAATALTGASFLAGGTTLVDLMKLEVLTPEQVVDINGLPLTGITVDGTGLRIGALERMTDVAEHPAVRSDYTLISRALELSASPQLRNMASMGGNLLQRTRCSYFRDLSMPCNKRNPGTGCSAITGYNRMHAVLGTSDACVATHASDVAVALVAAEASVQVSNAEGERTVALEQFYRQPQSTPDVENDLAPGELITAITVPPLPAGTRSGYLKVRDRQSYEFALTSVAAAVTLRGRTITRARVAAGGVATVPWRLPEVENLLVNRPATLDTFTAAAAAAATDARPLTNNAFKPALLRRAIARALTDITETS, from the coding sequence ATGCGCCCCTACACCTACGCCGTAGCCGACTCGGTGTCCGCAGCCACCGCCCTCACCGGCGCCAGCTTCCTCGCCGGCGGCACCACCCTGGTGGATCTGATGAAGCTCGAAGTGCTTACGCCTGAGCAGGTGGTCGACATCAACGGCCTGCCGTTGACCGGCATCACCGTCGACGGCACCGGCCTGCGTATCGGCGCGCTCGAGCGGATGACCGACGTGGCCGAGCACCCCGCGGTACGCAGCGACTACACCCTGATCAGCCGGGCCTTGGAGCTGAGCGCCTCACCGCAGCTGCGCAACATGGCCTCCATGGGTGGAAACCTGTTGCAGCGCACTCGATGCAGTTACTTTCGCGACCTGTCGATGCCGTGCAACAAGCGCAATCCCGGCACCGGCTGCTCGGCGATCACCGGGTACAACCGCATGCACGCGGTGCTGGGCACCAGCGATGCCTGCGTGGCCACCCACGCCAGTGATGTGGCCGTGGCGTTGGTCGCTGCGGAGGCCTCGGTGCAGGTGAGCAACGCCGAGGGTGAACGCACCGTGGCCCTCGAGCAGTTCTACCGGCAGCCGCAGAGCACCCCGGACGTCGAGAACGACCTGGCCCCTGGAGAACTCATCACCGCCATCACCGTTCCCCCGCTGCCCGCAGGCACCCGCAGCGGCTATCTCAAGGTCCGCGACCGGCAGTCCTACGAGTTCGCACTGACTTCGGTGGCCGCCGCGGTCACCCTGCGCGGACGCACGATCACGCGGGCACGGGTGGCGGCCGGCGGGGTGGCCACGGTGCCGTGGCGACTTCCCGAGGTGGAAAACCTGTTGGTGAATCGGCCCGCGACACTGGACACCTTCACCGCGGCTGCCGCTGCAGCCGCCACCGATGCCCGGCCGTTGACCAACAACGCGTTCAAACCAGCTCTGCTGCGCCGCGCCATCGCCCGCGCCCTCACCGATATCACGGAGACCTCATGA
- a CDS encoding (2Fe-2S)-binding protein yields the protein MPDDGSDTTTEADPPPRMSVLPFGVSRRRFIAYSGTAVAATAGVAVVVSRLGDDAAGTDVDPDLISTVLVVNGTEHTLALDPRATLLDALRDQIGLTGTKKGCDHGQCGACTVHVDGRRVLSCLTLAPTVHTRAVTTIEGLADGDDLHPVQQAFIDNDAMQCGFCTPGQIMSAVAVIEDGRTESDEQIREHMSGNICRCSAYPFIVEAVKTARDRMA from the coding sequence ATGCCAGACGACGGCTCTGACACCACCACCGAGGCCGACCCACCACCTCGAATGTCGGTGCTGCCCTTCGGGGTATCACGCCGCCGCTTCATCGCCTACTCCGGCACCGCTGTCGCGGCGACGGCCGGCGTCGCCGTGGTGGTCTCCCGCCTGGGTGACGACGCCGCAGGCACCGATGTCGACCCCGACCTCATCTCGACCGTGCTGGTGGTCAACGGCACCGAGCACACCCTCGCCCTCGATCCCCGCGCCACGCTGCTCGACGCGCTTCGCGACCAGATCGGGCTGACCGGCACCAAGAAGGGCTGTGACCACGGTCAGTGCGGCGCCTGCACCGTGCACGTCGACGGACGCCGGGTGCTGTCCTGTCTGACGCTGGCGCCCACCGTGCACACCCGCGCGGTCACCACCATCGAGGGCCTCGCTGATGGCGACGACCTGCACCCCGTCCAGCAAGCATTCATCGACAACGACGCCATGCAATGCGGGTTCTGCACCCCAGGCCAGATCATGTCCGCCGTAGCGGTGATCGAGGACGGACGCACCGAGTCCGACGAACAGATCCGGGAACACATGTCAGGCAACATCTGTCGCTGCAGCGCCTACCCGTTCATCGTCGAAGCCGTCAAAACCGCACGCGATCGGATGGCCTGA
- a CDS encoding DUF1330 domain-containing protein, protein MATAYWIAIYRSISDPQRHKKYAEIAGPAIAAAGGEFLARSGEFTSLYPDSAVRIVLIQFPSHEAALDCYNSDEYQRACAVLGDAVEREVRIVDALG, encoded by the coding sequence ATGGCCACCGCGTACTGGATTGCGATCTACAGATCGATCTCCGACCCGCAGCGGCACAAGAAGTACGCTGAGATCGCCGGTCCCGCGATTGCCGCCGCCGGTGGCGAATTCCTGGCTCGCAGTGGTGAATTCACGTCGCTCTATCCCGATTCCGCGGTCCGGATCGTGCTCATCCAGTTCCCGAGCCATGAGGCCGCGTTGGACTGCTACAACAGCGACGAGTATCAGCGGGCCTGTGCGGTGCTCGGGGACGCAGTAGAGCGGGAAGTGCGCATCGTCGACGCCTTGGGCTGA
- a CDS encoding LacI family DNA-binding transcriptional regulator, translating into MAARRVTIVEIAQHVGLSKTTVSDALHGGGRVSPATAAKVAAAASELGYVTNRAARQLRGRSVGAFGIYIPPIARNFNFYMEFAFGAAHGSAEHDADLTLFARDADVGPRHFQVDGVLAVDPLPGDPMLERLVDAGIPMVTAGRPPEALADAVSAVIEAPHSDLTRLVLDHLRQSGYGRPAFVGSDRQFYSSWADDVRQSYLDWCATQSVEPSAFDCPLGATLEELSAAVRSAAAPSDVDALVCAPQGFAGRSIGILQSMGRHVGPEFGLASLSSDPTTELSNQRITAVDLAPWTFGRDAVNLLAAVTAGESRPYLNRFEKVSIRKAGAQAAQPWAVQSGPSTD; encoded by the coding sequence ATGGCAGCGCGACGGGTGACGATCGTGGAGATCGCCCAGCATGTCGGGCTGTCGAAGACGACGGTCTCCGACGCGTTGCACGGCGGCGGCCGGGTGTCGCCGGCCACCGCGGCGAAGGTGGCCGCCGCCGCCAGCGAACTCGGCTACGTGACCAACCGGGCGGCCCGCCAGTTGCGCGGCCGCAGCGTCGGCGCCTTCGGGATCTACATCCCGCCGATCGCGAGGAACTTCAACTTCTACATGGAGTTCGCGTTCGGCGCGGCGCACGGGTCGGCCGAGCACGACGCCGATCTGACGCTCTTCGCCCGTGACGCCGACGTGGGTCCGCGGCACTTCCAGGTCGACGGCGTGCTGGCGGTCGATCCCCTGCCGGGCGATCCCATGCTCGAGCGTCTGGTCGACGCCGGAATCCCGATGGTGACGGCCGGCCGGCCACCGGAGGCCCTGGCCGATGCGGTGTCCGCGGTGATCGAAGCGCCGCACAGCGACCTAACCCGGCTGGTCCTCGACCACCTGCGCCAAAGCGGTTACGGCAGGCCGGCTTTCGTCGGATCGGACCGGCAGTTCTACTCGTCCTGGGCCGACGATGTGCGACAGAGCTATCTGGACTGGTGCGCAACGCAGTCGGTGGAGCCGTCCGCCTTCGACTGCCCGCTGGGTGCAACGCTAGAGGAGCTGAGCGCGGCGGTGCGCTCAGCCGCCGCCCCGTCAGATGTCGATGCCCTGGTGTGCGCGCCGCAGGGTTTCGCCGGCCGGTCCATCGGCATCCTGCAGTCGATGGGCAGGCACGTCGGCCCCGAGTTCGGCCTGGCCTCGTTGAGTAGTGATCCCACAACGGAATTGAGCAATCAGCGGATCACCGCGGTGGATCTGGCGCCTTGGACGTTCGGGCGCGATGCCGTCAACCTGCTGGCCGCAGTGACCGCCGGTGAGTCCCGGCCCTACCTCAATCGGTTCGAGAAGGTCAGTATCCGCAAGGCCGGTGCGCAGGCCGCGCAGCCCTGGGCGGTGCAGTCCGGTCCGTCAACCGACTGA
- a CDS encoding sodium:solute symporter family protein, translated as MEILIGYGGVAVFLIVLLVVLQRTKGSADFSEYATAGRSFGPMFSAMAFVNTWLPGTIFIAFAGYAASAGAIGFYFVAYSILAVVLMFLLAKPVHEWGRRFDLRTQADLLGLRYGSTAVRVIAALIGVIASFPWIVLGMQSLTLVFEYLSFGAVPAAGAAFIGIGVLVARQWWTVRLGARGLVISDFVQGIVAYLVGTVLILGLLTWLLTHGHGFGEVDPTFFTLPGPGSVDGPLYLFSLIATGALGGWCWPDIFVRLFASNSTHTIKRAAVMASPLLLIFGSSLCLLALAASTYPGVAEAPDEVWFLTASIGGPAILTLAGVCVLAATMGNVGANLQALGAQIANDVVGVARGTRVEDPRWGKISVGVLTLLAGAVAVATTDALSSGMVTLAQVSYQGIVQLAPTVFLGIFWRRGNATAAVAAMVLGFGTACVLQVLYPIAIPALGGLTSGVAALAVNFAVYIVVAYAMPSNADEKRRVDELFDSLQAPEKVGTT; from the coding sequence ATGGAGATCCTCATCGGCTACGGCGGCGTCGCCGTCTTCCTCATCGTGCTGTTGGTCGTCCTGCAACGCACCAAAGGCAGCGCCGATTTCAGCGAATATGCCACGGCCGGGCGGTCTTTCGGCCCGATGTTCTCGGCGATGGCGTTTGTCAACACCTGGCTGCCCGGCACGATCTTCATCGCCTTCGCCGGCTACGCTGCCAGCGCCGGGGCCATCGGGTTCTATTTCGTGGCCTACTCGATCCTGGCGGTCGTGCTCATGTTCCTGCTGGCCAAACCCGTGCACGAGTGGGGCAGACGATTCGACCTACGCACCCAGGCCGACCTGCTGGGCCTGCGCTACGGCTCCACGGCGGTCCGGGTGATCGCCGCCCTCATCGGTGTCATCGCCTCGTTCCCGTGGATCGTGCTCGGCATGCAGTCGCTGACCCTGGTCTTCGAGTACCTGTCTTTCGGCGCCGTGCCCGCGGCGGGGGCGGCTTTCATCGGCATCGGAGTCCTGGTCGCGCGCCAGTGGTGGACGGTGCGCCTGGGCGCCCGCGGCCTGGTGATCAGCGATTTCGTGCAGGGCATCGTCGCGTATCTGGTCGGCACCGTGCTGATCCTCGGCCTGCTCACCTGGTTGCTGACCCACGGCCACGGTTTCGGCGAGGTCGACCCCACGTTCTTCACCCTGCCCGGGCCTGGCAGCGTCGACGGCCCGCTGTATCTGTTCTCGTTGATCGCCACCGGTGCGCTCGGCGGCTGGTGCTGGCCGGACATCTTCGTACGGCTGTTCGCCTCCAACAGCACCCACACCATCAAACGCGCTGCCGTGATGGCCTCACCGCTACTGCTGATCTTCGGCTCCTCGCTGTGCCTGCTGGCCCTGGCGGCCTCGACCTACCCCGGCGTGGCCGAGGCCCCCGACGAGGTGTGGTTCCTGACGGCCTCCATCGGCGGACCGGCGATCCTGACGCTGGCCGGGGTGTGCGTGCTGGCCGCCACCATGGGCAACGTCGGGGCCAACCTGCAGGCCCTGGGTGCGCAGATCGCCAACGACGTGGTGGGCGTGGCCCGCGGAACCCGCGTCGAAGATCCCCGCTGGGGCAAGATCTCGGTCGGCGTGCTGACGCTGCTGGCCGGTGCGGTCGCGGTGGCGACGACGGACGCGCTGTCCTCCGGCATGGTGACGCTGGCGCAGGTGTCCTATCAGGGCATCGTGCAGCTTGCGCCCACGGTGTTCCTCGGAATCTTCTGGCGCCGCGGCAATGCCACCGCCGCGGTGGCCGCGATGGTCCTCGGTTTCGGCACGGCCTGTGTGCTGCAGGTGCTCTACCCGATCGCCATCCCGGCGCTCGGCGGCCTGACCTCCGGGGTGGCCGCCCTGGCCGTCAACTTCGCCGTATACATCGTCGTGGCGTACGCCATGCCGTCGAACGCTGACGAAAAGCGGCGCGTGGACGAGCTTTTCGATTCCCTGCAGGCTCCCGAGAAGGTGGGTACCACATGA
- a CDS encoding class II histone deacetylase: MSAQRRTGYIWHERYAWHDTGTHVGIFPAGGFNQPHMTFESAESKSRMAGLVEVSGMIDELTRIAPRTATREDLLRVHDAAYIDRIERESADRGGDGGDGFTPFGPGSYDIARLAAGGTIAAAEAVLTGAADNAYALVRPPGHHARRDTGMGFCIFSNVCVAIEYARAHLGVRRVAIVDYDVHHGNGAESIYWDDPDVLTISLHQDRLFPQDTGAVTDTGASGTNINVPLHAGSGNGAYLAAIERVAVPAVTAFRPDIIFVSSGFDPSPVDPLGCMTVTSGGFKDMAALLVTLAEDVCGGKIVFSTKAAIRRCTYRSAGWRCWKR; this comes from the coding sequence ATGAGCGCGCAACGACGCACCGGCTACATCTGGCACGAACGCTACGCCTGGCATGACACCGGCACCCACGTCGGCATCTTCCCGGCCGGCGGTTTCAACCAGCCGCACATGACCTTCGAGAGCGCCGAGTCGAAATCCCGCATGGCCGGGCTGGTCGAGGTCTCCGGGATGATCGACGAGCTGACCCGGATCGCACCACGGACGGCCACACGCGAGGACCTGCTGCGGGTGCACGACGCCGCGTACATCGATCGCATCGAACGCGAGAGCGCCGACCGCGGCGGCGACGGGGGAGACGGCTTCACCCCGTTCGGACCCGGGTCCTACGACATCGCCCGGCTGGCCGCCGGCGGCACCATCGCCGCCGCCGAGGCCGTCCTCACCGGCGCCGCCGACAACGCCTACGCGTTGGTGCGCCCACCCGGCCACCACGCCCGCCGCGACACGGGCATGGGCTTCTGCATCTTCTCCAACGTCTGTGTCGCCATCGAATACGCCCGTGCCCACCTCGGTGTACGGCGGGTCGCGATCGTCGACTACGACGTCCACCACGGCAACGGCGCCGAATCCATCTACTGGGACGACCCCGATGTGCTCACCATCTCCCTGCACCAGGACCGGCTCTTCCCTCAGGACACCGGCGCCGTCACCGACACCGGAGCCAGCGGCACCAACATCAACGTGCCCCTGCACGCCGGCTCGGGCAACGGGGCGTACCTCGCGGCGATCGAACGGGTCGCCGTCCCGGCCGTGACGGCGTTCCGGCCCGACATCATCTTCGTCTCCAGCGGATTCGATCCCAGTCCCGTCGACCCGCTCGGCTGCATGACCGTCACCTCGGGTGGCTTCAAGGACATGGCCGCCCTCCTGGTCACCCTGGCCGAGGACGTGTGCGGCGGCAAGATCGTCTTCTCCACGAAGGCGGCTATTCGCCGGTGCACGTACCGTTCTGCGGGCTGGCGGTGCTGGAAGCGTTGA
- a CDS encoding AMP-binding protein — MSANKQSAQHTSMSYEPLTPTAYLDRAAACHGDRVAVVDGELSWTYEQLHQRSAQLAGGLAQLSTGRPVAVLAPNSHVLLEAHFGVPWSGSPLIALNTRLSAPEIAYMLGHSEASVLIYDPVFAEVVEQVRGQMSASPLLVQAGDDQQSDYEQMLSAASPLQRAPVDELALLSVNYTSGTTGKPKGVMYSHRGAYLQALAMVGHTGLSPSAVYLWTLPMFHCNGWCFPWAVTAAAATHVCLRKVEPSEIWRLIRRQGVTHLNGAPTVLSMIAHAPEADTIDGTPVRIATGGAPPSPAILRRMSALGFDVTHLYGLTETYGPAAICDWRPEWDELDLEARAKIKARQGVANMISCEIRVLADDGTDVPSDGATTGEIALRGNNVMVGYLHDPAATEAAAPDGWFRTGDLGVRHPDGYIELRDRSKDVIISGGENIASVEVEQAIMEHPAVLEVAVIAFPDAQWGEVPAAHVALKPGCEATADEIIDHVKATIARFKAPKHVIFGELPKTSTGKTQKYLLRERAWQGQGKRVQ, encoded by the coding sequence ACCGCATACCTCGATCGCGCGGCCGCCTGTCATGGGGACCGTGTGGCCGTGGTGGACGGTGAACTCAGCTGGACCTACGAACAGCTGCACCAGCGGTCGGCGCAACTGGCGGGCGGGCTGGCGCAGCTGTCGACTGGACGTCCGGTCGCCGTTCTGGCGCCCAACTCGCATGTTCTGCTCGAAGCGCATTTCGGTGTGCCGTGGTCCGGTTCGCCCCTGATCGCGCTCAACACCCGGCTCTCGGCACCCGAAATTGCGTACATGTTGGGCCATTCCGAGGCCTCCGTACTGATCTACGATCCGGTCTTCGCTGAGGTTGTCGAGCAGGTGCGAGGGCAGATGAGCGCTTCACCGCTACTGGTACAGGCCGGTGATGATCAGCAAAGTGACTACGAGCAGATGTTGTCGGCAGCTTCCCCGCTGCAACGCGCCCCGGTCGACGAGCTGGCATTGCTGTCTGTCAACTACACCTCGGGAACCACGGGAAAACCGAAGGGAGTGATGTACTCTCACCGCGGCGCCTATCTTCAGGCATTGGCGATGGTCGGACACACGGGTCTGTCCCCCTCTGCGGTCTACCTGTGGACCCTGCCGATGTTCCATTGCAACGGCTGGTGTTTCCCGTGGGCAGTCACCGCCGCGGCCGCCACCCATGTGTGCTTGCGCAAGGTCGAGCCCTCAGAGATCTGGCGACTGATCAGGCGACAGGGCGTCACTCACCTCAACGGCGCCCCCACCGTGCTGTCCATGATCGCCCACGCGCCCGAGGCAGACACCATCGACGGCACACCGGTGCGGATCGCCACCGGCGGTGCGCCGCCGTCGCCGGCCATCCTGCGCCGGATGTCGGCACTCGGATTCGACGTCACCCATCTGTATGGACTGACCGAAACCTACGGGCCCGCGGCCATCTGCGATTGGAGACCCGAGTGGGACGAACTGGATCTGGAAGCGCGCGCAAAGATCAAAGCCCGTCAGGGTGTGGCGAACATGATCTCCTGCGAGATCCGTGTGCTCGCCGACGACGGCACAGATGTGCCCTCCGATGGCGCGACCACCGGCGAGATCGCGTTGCGGGGCAACAACGTGATGGTCGGGTATCTGCATGACCCAGCCGCCACCGAGGCGGCGGCCCCCGACGGCTGGTTCCGCACCGGCGATCTGGGCGTACGCCATCCCGACGGGTACATCGAACTGCGTGATCGCAGTAAAGACGTCATCATCTCAGGCGGAGAGAACATTGCCTCGGTGGAAGTCGAGCAGGCGATCATGGAGCACCCCGCCGTCCTCGAAGTCGCGGTGATCGCGTTTCCTGATGCGCAGTGGGGCGAAGTTCCGGCTGCCCACGTCGCACTCAAACCCGGCTGTGAAGCCACCGCCGATGAGATCATCGATCACGTCAAAGCCACGATTGCACGTTTCAAGGCGCCCAAGCACGTCATCTTCGGCGAGCTGCCGAAGACGTCTACCGGCAAGACGCAGAAGTATCTGCTGCGCGAGCGCGCCTGGCAAGGTCAGGGCAAGCGCGTTCAATGA